The Anolis sagrei isolate rAnoSag1 chromosome 6, rAnoSag1.mat, whole genome shotgun sequence genome includes the window tgctcaccaatgcttcctcttcatcctggaaagaagtgacgagcagagtgtcacagggttccatcctgggcccggtcctgttcaacatctttattaatgacttagatgaagggctagaaggcatgatttattgttgccaccaatttgaaaggaactagtattcaggagattttaccccagttcccaattttaaaaagaactggccgatttgcaatggaggttgccgattaggaaccaaatttaccatcaagttggaagagttcagttgcacctcctcctttattaagaaagtaataacttagtagcaattacactgtatatactgtagcgtgactggagagaagaatgtagatttatttggttacttttccctgcgtttctgccaccacatgaggtaagttgtaatattgtgagaaatggctctttggacacagaatagacggagctgaggcaatcttcaaataaaagttaacaattttattaagtacacagcgtgtggttgcaagacgtaacttttccttgttgcacttggaataatacttgtaattttaacagttcattctttcaagtaacacagtatctttctgacgcagagcacttgtttcagacaaagtttcaatacagggatgtttcccttgtttgatcctccctagatcaaatactaagtaaactattctttagcctctccttagactaaaagaataccagctctgtttcaccattcggctgcactagcctgagaaactttcaacagccaaacccagcttttcaaagcctaaaagctttgcttcacaagtcactccgccacctttcctttccttctctcccaactcctaactcctcactcctctgaacctaactcctgactcccctgaacctaaacccggactgctcacacctctaaacctaaaccctaactgattatTAACTGacattttttcaaactctcccctctaagctcctcccacttccctctttcctgcatcggtctccatggcaacgcacgtggaagactcctctgacttaggctgctccagcattactgcagccaatctaaacacaaatacagttaaaatcatacaatttataatcaactcctgtacaggccaaaactaacaaaatgaagttcaacagtgacaaatgcaagatactacactttggcaggaaaaatgaaatgcaaagatacagaatgggggacaatgcctggcttgagagcagtacgtgtgaaaaagatcttggagtcctcgtggacaacaagttaaacatgagccaacaatgtgatgcggcggcaaaaaaagccaatggggttttgtcctgcatcaataggagcatagtgtctagatctagggaagtaatgctacccctctattctgctttggttagaccacacctggaatattgtgtccaattctgggcaccacaattcaagagagatattgacaagctggaatgtgtccagatgggggcgactaaaatgatcaggggtctggagaacaagccctgtgaggaacggcttaaggagctgggcatgtttagcctgaagaagagaaggctgagaggagatatgatagccatgtataaatatgtgagaggaagccacagggaggagggagaaagcttgttttctgcttccctggagactaggatgcgaaacaatggcttcaaactacaagaaaggagattccatctgaacatgaggaagaactttctgactgtgagagccgttcagcagtgcaactctctgccccggagtgtggtggaggctccttcttcggaagcttttaaacagaggctggatggccagctgtcaggggtgatttgaatgcaatattcctgcttcttggcagaataggattggactggatggcccatgaggtctcttccaactctttgattctattattctaaggagCTGTTGAAGGAAGCAACCTCTGCAAGCCTCCTCTATATGATGTTTATCTGTTTCATGATGTGTTGTTTTATAACCTGAAGTATATGTCTTAATTcatttgcagtttccttatctctatatacttaaagcagtgggaggggctgcaggccACACGACTGACTCAGTGACAGTTTAGAATGTTCAATTTCAAACAGGATGACAGTTAGGGAATGTCTGTTGAGGAATGACTGCTAGAGAAGTGTGTTGTGCTTTGAATGAGCTTGAGTAGAGAAGTCTGTCAGAGTGCAGAAGCTCGTGTTAGGAAGTTAGAAACGGTTGAGGCTTGTGTTTtatttgaaaagtaaactctTGTTAAAGAGAGCTGTATGAAGCAACATAGTTTATGAAGAAACTGTTAAAGATTATACGTTCAAGATACAAACTCTCTGAGTTTCAGAGAGTTTTCATTTCTGAAAGAAACGTTCCTGTCTCTTTAAATACATGAAGATATCAGTCAACAAAACTTATCTTTAAAAGAAGTCTGCTTGCACCTTTGTCTGCTGAAAgcatcaaacagaaacaaaatatttaCACGCCCAGCGGTCATCCATTACCAAATAAACTCTGCTCCCCTGATcaggttgtgatcctaacagttcaTGATCTATACACCGATGGTcagtgatcctaacaggtcatgatCCATTGTCCCCAATAGGAGCTGGCAAAAACCACCTCTCAGTACTCCATTACTAAGACCGTATAAtattcataaggtcaccatatATTGGACGGTGATGCGAAGGCACTTAACACACAAGGGCTATTTCCCCAAAACATTGCAGTCTGGAACTTCCTGAGGATGGGAGTGCTGGAATTCAAcctcacactgcccaagtctgcagtcctcaatgaaGAACAGTTAGCTTTAGAATTGGCTGAGGGAATCCCTTCCCGCTTAGCTCCTGAATGTTTGTTAATTTATCTATTTGTTCTCCCtctgtctttctccttccacttttCTAACTGAAACTTCATGGCTTACTTCTGCTTTAGAGAGAAGCTCAGACCCAATTTTTTACTGTCAAGGAATGTAGTTAttatatttttgtaaataaatcttttgaaaccttatttatttattttattttattttatttatttactacgcttctataccaccattctcagcccgagtgcgactcatggcggtttacaaaacggcacaattcgatacccacaacagtacaaaaatagtttaaacagtaaaaacatttagcatagataaaaaattcattacaattaacatcaataagtATAAtaaagattgaactctgcatctttgcctcctaagctcaaAATTCTTTTGCAGCCACAACACTTATCcttctgcttgctgtgagctgactgctcagttaagtatcctgtttatgtttttggatgctctgctgttttTGGGAGATCTCCCTTACGGGGGAAGTGTCTTTTTGGCTTTCACTACTACCTGGAGGGATTCTGGAAGTGGCAATCTAAAAGACGGCTCTTCCTCAGGCCCAAAGGGATTGCCActtctgagtcttccttgcctaaggaaacatgGCTATGGACCCAAATTTTCCCACTCACTCTCTAAGCCAGGTGACTATGCCTAGGTGTTCTTGGGCAGATGTGGGGGCATCCTAATAGATTTCCAGAGCTTCTCTGCCTGGTCTTTGATGTTAGTCTCCTCCAGCACCCTGGCTGCCACCTCTGTAGCGTAATTCTCAGTGTAGTATCTGACCAGGAGATCGACCAATTCCAGCGCGTCTGCCTTCTCCAGCTGCCCTTTGGGGATGTTGTTATAGCCTTTCTTGACTGGTAATTCATTGAGTTTCCTCTTAAATCTCTTGAAATCCTCCTCCTTCAAGTTCTCCAAGATGTCCAGAAGGTGGTCACCAGGGGTCTTTTGGTGACTCATCAGGTTTGGCGCTGGCACCTCTGTCGAAGGGAGACATCACATCaagaaaatatgtatttgtgGTCTAGAAAATGAGAACAATTATTTTCCATTGCACAGGCATCTTTTGAGAATAAAGAAGGCTATTTTGCAAACTGACTACTAGTGGTGGGATTGTGGGGAGGGGTGGAATCAGCAAAACTAATCCTTCTTGTGGAAGAGCATGGGTTCTAGGCTGAGAGTGCCACATCTGTGGTCTTCTGATCCAACTGCTGCCTCCCCCCTCTTGTCCAGTAAGAAGCCACCATGGAAGCCATGGATGTGTCTTGATAGTGAATAAGGTGGAGGTGAGCACAAGCTATGATCACTTgaggtagagcagtggttctcaatctgtaggtctccagacattttggccttcaactcccagaaatcctatcagctggtaggATTAAGAGAAGCTTAAAATAGATAGAGGGACTCACCTTGTGTCTCCGGACTTGCATCAACTTTGATTGATTTGTGAGTTTGGATGCAGGCAGCTGCAGCACCTGGAAAAGGACGAAACAGCAACTTTGTGTTTAAACTGCATAAATCAGGTAGTGGAAACAGTGTAGTCGCATGCAACACCAGAAATTATTTTGGATCAAAAAAAATTGCCTTTAAATGTGCAAATTGCCTCCTACATGTTTATTAGGATCTCTCTATCTTGGATATTTTTAGGCATGGGATCAGCCCTTGTTGTCCAAAGgaatttccatttcttttccaggAGGGACATTGCAAGTAATACAGCCCTCCCAGGTTCCCCCTGACATATAAAATTCAAGAATGTgtgggaaatgaaaaaaaaatgacaggATATTAACCAATTTCTCTGGAATTGGTTAAGGCGAAGTATGTTTCCACAGGTTTTATCACATTGTAGTTCCCATCTGCCCTAGATGAGATAGCCAATTGTAATGAAAATAGGATTTATAGCTCAATGGCATCAGAGGCTGATGGTTGTCCATTTCTACTATACCCATATGTAATTAAAACAGTCCATTGTGGGACTCTAATAATTCAGCAAAGGTGGGACAGCATATACTGAGTGACCTATCAATAAATTACATGGAAACACCGAATACAAAATAAGAAATATATTCTGTGATGAAGATAAGCACTTGGAAACTTAAATGCTGAATCAATATCATGTAATAAACTTAGTTTGGACAGAATTCAGTCTTCACTACCAAGCCATCAACAGTTTGATCTACAAAATGTAGAtgataacattagaaaatatgtaTTTACGGTTTAGAAAATGAGGACAATAGTTTTCTTGTGCACAGGCATCTTTGAGAACTAAGAAGGCTATTATTGGTGGGACTACTATTGCTGGGATCGGGGGCGGGGATCAGCAGAGTTTTAATCCTTGTTGTGGAAGAGAATGAGGTCTAGGTACAGCACTGGTTACAAGCAGAATGTGTCAGTTTCAAAGTCTATAATTAGAAAGGAGAATTTAAATAAGAAAGTTAAAGTACATGGAGCTGCTCTTCCTTccccaacacacacaaaaaacatagCCTGAAATTGCTACAATGTCATGGCTATGGTCTTCTGATCAAATTGCAGCCTCCCCGCTCTTCTCCAGTAAGGAGCCACTGTAGTGACCATGCATGTGTCTTGATAGCTAATAGGTTGGAGGTGAATACAAGCCATGATCACTTGGTGCAGGATCTTGACCGTACTTTCTAGGACCAAATCAAGGCAACATGGTGGAGCACATTGTTATGATCACTTCATGTAGAATCTTGCTCCTTCTAGGACCACACCAAGGCTGCAATTGACCTTGGGCTCCTAGGCTAGTGTGTGTCCCTCATGCAAACATATTTTGCATCTCCAAGCACCAGACATGTCCACAGAATCTTCCTCACCTTCTATGGGAGGTGAAACAGTAGACTTCAAGTCCTctgaaagaaaacaggaaaagaagaCAGTTGGAGAGAGAATTTGACTGGTGTAGTTTTCTGAACCTTAAATCCCCCCGAGTTATGGATTCCACCCTGGGCCAAAACTCACCTTTTCTTATGACGGCTATCCAGACTATTGCATTAGTGTCCTTTTCAATCAGGAAAATATTTACTTCATCTTTCATATCTTTAGCATGTAATTCAAGGTACTGTTGTTCCATGTCTGCAGGCAAGTATTTAAACTTCAAGTCCTGTGGAAGTGAGTGAGGGTTCAGAGCATGACGCTATTGCTTTGCTCATAGCTTTTCACCTAGCCCAGCCCTCCATGTTAACAAAACATTCTTGGTCTTTTGACTGTGAATAACTTGAGCCAAAacctaaataaaaaaataacctcTTCATGCAAATAAACAACCAAACCCTTGTAGGAAAAGGCAAAGTTTGCCTTCCTACCTTACTTCTTTGGTTGACAGAGTGACAAAAATGCAGTCTTTGAGTCTCACCTCTGGACAGATGGTGACATCAGTCATCTTTTGCAGAGAGAAGCAGGAACCAATCATCAGAGCCTTCTTGGTCTCAGGTGGCTTCCGAACCCTTTGTGAAGAGTAGTTCAGTTCAAGCTCATGGACAGCCTGGAAGAGAGAATAAGATCACTTCTGAGACAGGCAGTGAGAGTTTACTTTATGCACAAGGTTCTAAAAGTATGTTCTGGTGTTGCAAACTTGTGTttgtcagcccacacactgccttgctagagaaagaaaatatgccatgcagatgaacagtaaaaaacaagtagtttacacttcttagttcagaacaacgTATGTGTaatatgatcagttgcaccaactcatataatgtccttttatgagagatttgaaatagtctttctttgtccatgtaaaTAAACTCTTTCAGCAGCTtatgaagcgagagcacactccaaactctctctttctgcttctctttctgcacttgcatagctcaagcccgaacaaaaatgtaacagcatccaaaagtcccagactcagcttgctccccgggcattgcccaaacaatcagtttcatgcatcttatttttcaGTTGACGCACACACActactgattccttgcatgcttcaACAAGCTTTAGTTTATAGGAAGCATGGTTCCTGTTTGAAACTTAGCTGTGAGAAGACCAACTACATGTTCCACCAAAAGCTATACACTTTTTGCCAGCAGAAGCTATGTACTATGACTGGCTTACAATGAATTCACAGCCCTTATTTCTAAGATACTGATTTCTGAAGAGAACTTTTACAGAGGTTATCTTGAGGACATGACCTTGCTATGCCGGTTCAGGGTGCCCTGTCGCATTTGCAATACCTAGGGAAGTTAGAGGTTCCCAATTACCTTTTTTAAGGAAGAGTCATTGGGAAGAAGGTAGAAGTGTAATTTCATGCTTTGGACTCGAAGGTCTTGATACAGTAGGGCCACCGCATGGACTTTTATCTTTCGCTTAAACCATGGTCTCTTGAAAACAACTCCACGAGGAGAGAACACAGGGTTTTTCAACTCCACATGATACGATCCCACTGAGTATGGCTTCTCCAAGCTCATGCCTTCTTCAATAAAATGTGCCAGATAGATGTCAGGACAGCCTTTACCTGACAAAGGAATACAGAGGAAACCTATTCTAGCCACAGCAGCTGGCTCATGACACTGGATGTGGAAAAAGCTCTTTCATTACTAACGCCTTTCGCTCACACAGTCCTGGTTCAAAACATAACGATAGAAATACCTTATGCTACATCTTGTGTTTGAATAAACACTGAACTCTCTTTTTTGTATGCTTTGGTAGCTTCTTAATAGTCATCTGacattatgattccacttctGTGGTTGTCTTTTATGAAATCCTGGGGGTTGTAATTTTGTAAAATGCTAGAGTCTGCTGGTTGAGTCTTGCAAAGCTCACcttcaaactacaaagcccaggattccagATGATGGAACTCTGGAATTTCAAGTAGAACCTAAGGGTTCTAAGCAACCATAATGTGcagacttattattattttattattactatttacagtatttctatgtcGCCTTCCTCAGCCCGAAGGTTACCCAAGGCGGCTTATAAATTGTCAGCAATTTGATGACACACAgtcataaaacataattaaaaacatttagcacacattataaaaaccaaataaaaataattaaaaacatataatcaccagtgacttcctgttaactcatttaccagaagcattgtctaagctgttccatgctcactttttcctagttccatgtTATCTGTTACGCTGGAAGTCCAAAAGCttattcaaagagccaggtttttacttttttccgaaatgccaggagggaggggggcaatctaatatccctagggagggagttccatagctgagggactaccactgagaaagccctgtctctcgtctccgccaggcACGCCTGCGACGAAGATGGGATcgagagagatatgttcggacaggtaaactgtacCTTAAATGTAACTTTAGGCCCCCTCTATACtgctttataatccagattatcaaatcagataatccatattatctgctttgaactggattatatgattttacactgccatataatcctgttcaaagcagataatctgtattttatatggcagtgtagaaagggaccCTAGACAAAACTGGCAGCTGGCTATCAAGTGAGTTTCATCTGGTTCATCTTGTATTTTGCTGATCTCAGACCTTTCTAAATGGtggtaaaaaggaaggaaaggaggcagggcTGGGTGTCATACATATAAaggcagtcccaaagttatgaacatgatgggttctgtagatttgttcttaagctaaatttgttcgtaagtcagaacaggtacattttaaagtgtaattccaaccaaaaatgtatatttttaaagctctggagagcaaagggaagggttaacacacaTGTGGTGTTTGGTTTGcagtctgtgtccctgttcagaagatttcactcactttctgtccctgtgatgattggactttgaaaaatgtggctggttgtggaaacaaggactggtgaggtGAGGAAGCTTCAGTGAAGGCATCTTTTCTCCATGAtgactcttccaagagtgaacttcccttcctaGAGGCAGATTtagctcacttcctgttgtctcacccccgttcttaattatgaatcatttataagtcagatgcttgtaacttgggaactgcctgtatattggTATCTTCTTGTAATATCATGGAAAGGACCCTTGTAGACGTTTAGGTGAACCCCTAACTTGATGCAAACATTTCAGAGCTTTTGCTTAAAGAGTGAGACTACTCTTTTCCCAGTAATTGGTTCTGTACTAGTTGCTATTATTGTTAAAATATGCATAAAAGTAACGGTGAATCTTAAATTAGTATTATGACAAATACAAATgtattaacttttaaaaataatattctaaACTGGGCTTTTACTAGGAAATTTGCAGGTGCACAGCTGTTAGTTAGCTCTCCTCTTTAAGATTCCTCCAGTTGTATATTCAAATTCTGTATATTATGTATATTCACATTCTGTGTCCTGTTATACCTTCAAGacaaaggaagtgaggaaagtgAACGGCTGCCACAGCCTCTTTGGGGTGTGCCTGGATGTTGAGCAAAGGCCCCACAATATCACATTGCTTTTTATGTTCTTCGTTGAGATAGTCTGACCATAAATCAAAGTAGTAGGTGAAGGTGACAGCTGCTCTCACATCAAATATCAGATCAGTAATACAGCAGCGGAAGGAACCGATCTTGGCGCAGTTCAAtctgaaaacaataaaaagaaagacaaaagggaaagagaatTTGAGCATGGATCCATATAGTTTCAACTGATATTTTTCCAAGAGGTCTGAAGTACTCTAGGATCACATTGCAACTTAGATAACTTTTTGAATTATCTGTTTCTTTTGTTCATCTGAATGAGACACAAGTGAGTGAATGGCCTGTAGAATTGGCCTTTTAGCCAAGTATACAGTTATTTGAGGCTGCTTCCATACggcactaaatcacaggttttaaacaggagcaaaaaatttcaggacttcagaagaggtccacatacagacttgttggtcctgggatttctgtctctgttgtccagacttgatgctttgttttgagatttagaggctcccaagatggccgccaCGGGACTTCCACCATTGCTTTAAAAACAGCGAGATGCAGATGTGCGGAGATTCGGATATGCAGATCACtccaaaagttccattctttgtcccAAAACTTGTGCTCTATTTGACTAACTgcttacttttctaacaggattTCTTAACTATCTCTcatgaacaggaatccctaactctctgtccttcacaaactgcaatccctaACTAacggtcatttttttaaaaaaactctccctctaactcccctcctttttgaacttaactccgcTCCTTTAGAACGTTCagctctgctcttcccaactgtcattttgtctcccaatCTGTTGAAATCCTGGgcctatgctaatctgcatatgaccaatcagtctccatatgcaaataaatcctgTCCCTGCTGTTGCTATCCTCTCTGTCTCTATTCTTCCCTACCTGCCTCAAGCAAATATAGAGCTATGCACTAAAATTTCACatagagtaacaaattcgctacaaTGTTCCAACAGTCAGTAGTAAGTTTTTGCCATTTACTAAACTGTACCCTTGCTGTCAGCATACACCCAATGAGGAACCGACATGTATAACCCGGCAACATCATCTTGTTCCCGGGTACAAGTACACCACGAAACCTGTCTGCACAGATAGCCATACAAGGTCTGAGTAATTA containing:
- the LOC132779354 gene encoding NACHT, LRR and PYD domains-containing protein 1b allele 2-like: MATSKMIVLLQNFAENIQPETVSDPQGGYNMYRLNCAKIGSFRCCITDLIFDVRAAVTFTYYFDLWSDYLNEEHKKQCDIVGPLLNIQAHPKEAVAAVHFPHFLCLEGKGCPDIYLAHFIEEGMSLEKPYSVGSYHVELKNPVFSPRGVVFKRPWFKRKIKVHAVALLYQDLRVQSMKLHFYLLPNDSSLKKAVHELELNYSSQRVRKPPETKKALMIGSCFSLQKMTDVTICPEDLKFKYLPADMEQQYLELHAKDMKDEVNIFLIEKDTNAIVWIAVIRKEDLKSTISPPIEGAAAACIQTHKSIKVDASPETQEVPAPNLMSHQKTTFWTSWRT